The Sinorhizobium meliloti genome includes a window with the following:
- the rctB gene encoding SMa0974 family conjugal transfer regulator, translating to MYKHTAEALVYVTHTDCAIESLSVRLGKYCGAIRHFETGRILDFGEGEAIIRSTEGALLFHVSARDILTFYGIQALLQGSLSVIATFPGEAVEWRPVDRAPFDPMRG from the coding sequence ATGTACAAGCACACCGCCGAAGCTCTCGTTTACGTAACGCACACCGATTGCGCCATAGAGAGCCTTTCTGTACGCCTCGGAAAGTATTGTGGAGCAATCAGGCACTTCGAGACCGGCAGGATACTCGACTTCGGCGAAGGTGAAGCGATCATAAGATCGACTGAGGGCGCACTTTTGTTTCACGTCTCCGCACGAGACATCCTCACATTTTATGGCATTCAGGCGCTTTTGCAGGGGAGCCTGTCCGTCATCGCGACGTTTCCTGGTGAAGCCGTCGAATGGCGCCCGGTGGACAGGGCGCCATTCGACCCTATGAGAGGATGA
- a CDS encoding class I SAM-dependent methyltransferase has protein sequence MVNRLTIERWRNAPRLTSFAAFFERTASGQGGAPDLAEPQIDMSLLDFDLESAVFADTHRRLWGHFDSHYFASIPYRLEEECRLGAAILSLGLRAWARSGSLTTIYTLGTGTGCFARTLATLGNGRIEALCCSPTAANRTSFLANRGSEHAHFFHGPFFELDDDRYATDEDLLPFRDGFDVLLEDTTFQMYDRDRLKQLEFVVPRIRPGGLLVQVQKLAHEDRDVYEERERQKDELFKSRFFSTGHISEKKDEVLNTMTDLQVDVATTVAALGAFFRYSVLTWNSGNFYTIVSSNSRASVLELISLMLKPAIPPAYCYEHLPAAVVDTEVEGLAPDLTWRRASTMTLLAPRRLAS, from the coding sequence ATGGTGAATCGACTAACGATTGAACGCTGGCGAAACGCGCCCAGGCTTACATCGTTCGCAGCGTTCTTCGAAAGGACCGCCAGCGGACAGGGCGGAGCACCGGACCTTGCCGAACCTCAAATCGACATGAGCCTGCTCGATTTTGATCTGGAGAGCGCAGTTTTCGCGGATACGCATCGGCGTCTTTGGGGACACTTCGACAGCCATTACTTCGCCAGCATTCCCTATAGGCTCGAAGAGGAATGCCGCCTGGGTGCTGCGATACTTTCCCTCGGCCTGAGGGCCTGGGCACGCAGCGGCTCCCTAACGACAATATACACGCTGGGCACAGGCACCGGTTGCTTTGCGCGCACGCTTGCCACGCTTGGCAATGGTCGCATCGAGGCGCTCTGCTGCAGTCCAACGGCAGCCAATCGGACATCATTCCTTGCGAACCGGGGGAGCGAACACGCGCACTTCTTCCACGGCCCGTTCTTTGAGTTGGACGACGATCGATACGCGACCGACGAGGATCTTCTCCCATTTCGGGACGGATTTGACGTGCTGTTGGAAGACACGACGTTTCAGATGTACGACCGTGACCGGCTAAAGCAGCTGGAGTTCGTCGTCCCCCGCATACGGCCTGGCGGTCTTCTCGTCCAGGTGCAGAAGCTCGCGCATGAAGACCGCGACGTCTATGAGGAGCGCGAACGACAGAAGGACGAGCTTTTTAAGTCCCGGTTCTTCTCGACCGGTCACATCTCCGAGAAAAAGGATGAAGTCCTGAACACGATGACGGATCTTCAAGTCGATGTGGCAACTACCGTAGCCGCTCTGGGAGCGTTTTTCCGATACTCAGTGCTAACCTGGAACAGCGGGAATTTCTACACAATCGTGTCATCCAACTCCCGGGCTTCCGTCTTGGAACTGATTTCGCTGATGTTAAAGCCCGCAATTCCACCAGCCTATTGTTACGAACATTTGCCAGCCGCTGTCGTCGATACGGAGGTGGAAGGGTTGGCTCCTGATTTGACGTGGCGCAGGGCGAGTACCATGACGCTGCTCGCGCCCAGGCGCTTGGCATCGTGA
- a CDS encoding GNAT family N-acetyltransferase: protein MAERLRCWSVYMPCDQMPRWRDTVFLSRNLVEVDVSIEEGAVIKRLSVEDVDVFRRIRLEALSHEPFSFASVFDDWLHLSDREWREHLDQPVFVAFLNGQPVGMMGLKFERARKMVHRAKLVSVYVRKGERGTGIAANLLHNVTEHARDHGVLQLELAVNAENSAAIRFYQRHGFVEVGRIPNGCLGHGTENDELIMVLRLNNR, encoded by the coding sequence ATGGCCGAGCGGCTTCGCTGCTGGAGCGTTTACATGCCATGCGATCAGATGCCCAGGTGGCGGGATACGGTGTTTCTCAGCCGGAACTTGGTGGAGGTCGATGTGTCGATTGAAGAAGGGGCGGTAATCAAGCGCCTATCAGTCGAGGACGTGGACGTGTTTCGCCGCATACGGCTGGAGGCGCTTTCACACGAACCGTTTTCGTTTGCGAGCGTATTTGACGATTGGCTCCATCTCTCCGACCGTGAATGGCGCGAGCATCTTGACCAGCCAGTTTTTGTCGCGTTCCTGAACGGGCAGCCCGTCGGCATGATGGGGCTCAAGTTTGAGCGTGCGAGGAAAATGGTGCATCGCGCGAAGCTTGTCAGCGTCTATGTGCGGAAAGGCGAACGAGGGACCGGAATTGCAGCAAACCTTTTGCATAACGTTACAGAGCATGCACGAGATCACGGAGTTCTGCAGTTGGAGCTTGCGGTAAATGCAGAAAATTCGGCAGCGATACGCTTCTATCAACGCCACGGTTTCGTCGAAGTTGGCCGCATTCCAAACGGCTGTCTTGGTCACGGTACGGAGAACGATGAGTTGATCATGGTACTCCGCTTGAATAATCGCTAG
- a CDS encoding transcriptional regulator — protein MSVITGAQIRAARALVRWSAEELASTASVGLSTIRRAEAEDGPPTITAANLKLIRIALEGAGIEFIPENGGGVGVRFKK, from the coding sequence ATGAGTGTAATAACGGGTGCTCAAATTCGCGCGGCGAGGGCATTAGTTCGATGGAGCGCCGAAGAGCTAGCAAGTACTGCTAGTGTGGGTCTCTCGACGATACGACGGGCGGAGGCAGAAGATGGGCCACCGACAATTACGGCAGCAAATCTAAAGCTGATCCGAATTGCTCTCGAAGGCGCTGGTATTGAGTTCATTCCGGAAAACGGTGGCGGCGTGGGTGTTCGTTTCAAGAAATAG